The following proteins are encoded in a genomic region of Candidatus Dormiibacterota bacterium:
- a CDS encoding TIGR01777 family oxidoreductase, whose protein sequence is MKILVSGSTGLVGSALVPSLSTAGHEVARLVRAPGAGSAISWDPARGVLDRASLEGFDAIVHLSGESIASGRWSAVKKTRIHDSRVTSTALLAGAIAGLSRPPGVFLCASAIGFYGDRGDAILTEDSPSGKDFLSRVCRAWEAASEPAAQKGVRVVRHRFGMILSPAGGGLAKMLPPFRLGAGGRLGSGRQFISWIAIDDVLGALEHALSAGALAGPVNTVSPRPVTNEEFTKTLGRVLRRPTIAAMPAFVARLVFGEMADALLLASQRVEPRRLLASGYRFRYPDLEPALRHLLDRRAG, encoded by the coding sequence GTGAAAATCCTGGTCAGCGGTTCCACGGGGCTCGTCGGCTCGGCGCTCGTCCCCTCCCTGTCCACCGCCGGACACGAGGTGGCGCGTCTGGTGCGCGCGCCCGGCGCCGGATCCGCGATCTCCTGGGACCCGGCGCGCGGGGTCCTCGACCGCGCGTCCCTGGAGGGGTTCGACGCCATCGTCCACCTGTCCGGCGAGAGCATCGCCAGCGGCCGCTGGAGTGCTGTGAAGAAGACCCGCATCCACGACAGTCGTGTGACGAGCACCGCTCTTCTCGCCGGCGCGATCGCGGGCCTGTCGAGGCCACCCGGAGTTTTTCTGTGCGCCTCGGCTATCGGTTTCTACGGCGATCGCGGCGACGCGATCCTCACGGAGGACAGCCCCTCCGGGAAGGACTTCCTGTCGCGCGTCTGCCGGGCCTGGGAAGCGGCCTCCGAGCCGGCCGCGCAGAAGGGCGTGCGCGTGGTGCGGCACCGGTTCGGGATGATCCTGAGTCCCGCCGGGGGCGGGCTCGCGAAAATGCTGCCGCCGTTCAGGCTCGGCGCCGGCGGCCGCCTCGGCAGCGGCCGGCAGTTCATCTCCTGGATCGCCATCGACGACGTCCTGGGGGCCCTCGAACACGCCCTCAGCGCGGGAGCGCTCGCAGGCCCCGTCAACACGGTGAGCCCGCGGCCGGTGACCAACGAGGAGTTCACGAAGACCCTCGGCCGCGTCCTGCGCCGGCCGACGATCGCGGCGATGCCCGCGTTCGTGGCGCGTCTCGTGTTCGGGGAGATGGCCGACGCCCTGCTCCTTGCGAGCCAGCGCGTCGAGCCGAGGCGCCTCTTGGCGTCCGGCTACCGCTTCCGCTATCCTGACCTCGAGCCGGCCCTGCGTCACCTGCTCGATCGTCGCGCCGGATAG
- a CDS encoding MFS transporter has protein sequence MDTVRAVESVRSEIGAHGARRLAFEGAFQALAQGLGEAYLGAYALYLGAGGLALGLVATLPTAATSAAQILARRVREGSGETRRLLRRAWSAQAAGYAALGLCVLAPFPWSVGSLIALGFLAWGCGGVAIPVWTSLVSGAVPTARHGWFFGLRGAAQASGALAAILSGGILLSVLAGSGHEALGFVVIFAYAALARAAGAILLPRLPDGPCRPPETHRSIGLRPPRSSHKFRRLSIYLWSLHLATYVSSPFFVPYMLKELRFSYLLIGVLIATPAIVKVCTLRLWGRLADRTGPGPVLRATGWLVAPVPALWLLSASPWWILAAQVYSGLTWGAFELAQASSILATTRGRERQVAWFNTVDGGVLIVGSLLGGAVVNLVNARGGAGYLAAMGLSTVLRLVPALGLLGRVRGIGRPSFSHLMLPLRVWTVRPTRGLTLRLREGILLVAPRRDRRPGAAVPAKPRRTSRWMSPFRGGSPSPANRVMHSSQTDAARTPRQP, from the coding sequence GTGGACACCGTTCGAGCCGTGGAAAGCGTCCGCTCGGAGATCGGGGCCCACGGGGCGCGCCGGCTCGCCTTCGAAGGTGCGTTCCAGGCGCTGGCCCAGGGCCTGGGCGAGGCCTACCTCGGCGCGTACGCCCTGTATCTTGGCGCGGGCGGGCTGGCCCTCGGCCTGGTGGCGACGCTTCCGACCGCAGCGACTTCGGCCGCCCAGATCCTGGCACGCCGGGTCAGGGAAGGATCGGGCGAAACGCGCCGACTGCTGCGGCGCGCCTGGTCGGCGCAGGCCGCGGGGTATGCGGCGCTCGGACTGTGCGTGCTCGCGCCGTTTCCCTGGTCGGTCGGTTCGCTCATCGCTCTGGGATTCCTGGCCTGGGGGTGCGGCGGTGTGGCGATCCCGGTGTGGACCTCGCTGGTGTCGGGCGCCGTGCCGACCGCCCGGCACGGGTGGTTCTTCGGCCTCCGCGGCGCGGCGCAGGCGTCCGGCGCCCTCGCGGCGATCCTGAGCGGCGGAATCCTGCTGTCGGTCCTGGCCGGGAGCGGTCATGAGGCTCTCGGCTTCGTCGTCATATTCGCGTACGCCGCGCTGGCGCGCGCGGCGGGAGCGATCCTCCTGCCCCGCCTCCCCGACGGACCGTGTCGTCCGCCGGAGACGCACCGATCCATCGGACTGCGGCCGCCGCGCTCCTCGCACAAATTCAGACGGCTGTCGATCTATCTCTGGAGCCTGCATCTGGCGACGTACGTGAGCAGCCCGTTCTTCGTCCCCTACATGCTGAAGGAGCTGCGCTTCTCGTATCTCCTGATCGGTGTCCTGATCGCCACGCCCGCGATCGTGAAGGTGTGCACCCTCCGCCTCTGGGGCCGTCTCGCCGACCGCACCGGTCCGGGCCCGGTCCTGCGTGCGACCGGCTGGCTGGTCGCGCCGGTGCCGGCGCTGTGGCTCCTGTCGGCGAGCCCGTGGTGGATCCTGGCGGCGCAGGTCTACTCGGGCCTGACCTGGGGCGCCTTCGAGCTGGCGCAGGCCTCGTCGATCCTCGCGACGACCCGCGGCCGGGAGCGCCAGGTCGCCTGGTTCAACACGGTGGACGGGGGAGTGCTGATCGTCGGCTCGCTTCTCGGAGGTGCGGTGGTGAATCTGGTCAATGCGCGCGGCGGAGCCGGCTACCTCGCCGCCATGGGGCTCTCGACCGTCCTGCGCCTCGTGCCGGCGCTGGGGCTCCTCGGGCGCGTGCGCGGAATCGGGCGCCCCTCCTTCTCGCACCTGATGCTGCCGCTGCGAGTCTGGACGGTCAGGCCCACACGCGGGTTGACGCTTCGCCTGCGGGAGGGGATCCTCCTCGTCGCCCCCCGGCGCGACCGGCGTCCCGGCGCCGCCGTTCCGGCGAAGCCCCGTCGAACGTCGCGCTGGATGTCCCCCTTCCGGGGAGGCAGTCCCTCGCCGGCGAACCGCGTGATGCACTCCTCGCAGACGGACGCCGCGCGGACACCCCGCCAGCCCTGA
- a CDS encoding transcriptional regulator: MPRSYRFAEFTVSPSRRTLTRAGREVPLIPRYFDLLVLLIDRRREAVHRQDILESVWSDVVVSDGALSQAVRTLRRALGDTAREPLFIRTMSRHGYRFIHPEVAEDEDAVLPVTSPAIPIDPASAAPSTDDPFETPLARLLEDGVPEGDDPDEVRREAAETLHLLGTEETLRRLDRRQGHERARALLRDARWDVAGAGPVPLLGVPGSAAAILSLVLLRLRRAARLAGSRWGAASAGGALAGILAGLLGGLLLRLGDGSESPASLPLTLGLIGALAGGTGAAGIGAGLAFAEAIARSFRGLALVLCGAAAGGLTGAVAYLFVRWTLAGVFGQDLSSLGGGPEGLAIGGAAGLGYALSTPRPPGGGMATPRGAARIGAALLSGACCGIAGLVVCRLGGNLVGTSLNILAHEYNGSHVGLLPLARMLGESGPGPLTRTLSGAVEGLFFGTGLVIGLTRRPR; encoded by the coding sequence ATGCCGCGGAGCTACCGCTTCGCCGAATTCACCGTGTCCCCCTCGCGCAGGACGCTGACCCGCGCGGGACGCGAGGTGCCGCTCATCCCGCGATATTTCGACCTCCTCGTGCTGCTGATCGATCGCCGTCGTGAGGCGGTGCACAGGCAGGACATCCTGGAATCGGTCTGGAGCGACGTGGTCGTCTCGGACGGCGCCCTGAGCCAGGCGGTCCGGACGCTCCGGCGGGCGCTCGGAGACACGGCGCGCGAGCCTCTCTTCATCCGCACGATGTCGCGCCACGGCTACCGCTTCATCCACCCCGAAGTCGCAGAGGACGAGGACGCCGTCCTGCCGGTCACGAGCCCTGCGATCCCGATCGATCCTGCCTCGGCCGCGCCGTCGACGGACGACCCGTTCGAGACTCCGCTCGCCCGGCTCCTGGAGGACGGAGTCCCGGAGGGGGACGATCCCGACGAGGTGCGCCGCGAGGCGGCCGAGACTCTGCACCTCCTCGGGACCGAGGAGACCCTGCGACGCCTGGATCGCCGGCAGGGTCACGAACGTGCCCGGGCCCTTTTGAGGGACGCGCGCTGGGATGTCGCCGGCGCGGGGCCGGTGCCCCTTCTGGGTGTGCCCGGTTCCGCAGCCGCGATCCTCTCCCTCGTGCTCCTCAGGCTCAGGCGCGCGGCGCGCCTGGCGGGGAGTCGCTGGGGAGCCGCCTCGGCGGGCGGCGCCCTGGCGGGAATCCTTGCAGGTCTTTTGGGCGGGCTCCTGCTGCGTCTCGGCGACGGGTCCGAGTCGCCGGCGAGCCTGCCGTTGACGCTCGGGCTCATCGGTGCTCTCGCCGGGGGGACGGGCGCCGCGGGTATAGGCGCCGGACTGGCGTTCGCCGAGGCGATCGCCCGCTCCTTCCGCGGTCTGGCCCTCGTCCTGTGCGGAGCCGCGGCCGGCGGTCTGACCGGCGCCGTGGCGTACCTCTTCGTGCGCTGGACTCTCGCCGGCGTGTTTGGGCAGGACCTGTCGTCACTCGGGGGCGGTCCGGAGGGGCTGGCCATCGGTGGTGCCGCCGGGCTGGGATATGCGCTGTCGACGCCTCGGCCCCCGGGAGGAGGGATGGCGACACCGCGCGGGGCGGCCCGCATCGGAGCGGCGCTTCTGAGCGGAGCGTGCTGCGGTATCGCGGGGCTCGTCGTCTGCCGGCTGGGCGGCAACCTGGTCGGGACGAGCCTGAACATCCTGGCCCACGAGTACAACGGTTCCCATGTCGGCCTCCTCCCCCTCGCCCGCATGCTGGGGGAGTCGGGCCCCGGTCCGCTCACCCGCACCCTCTCAGGCGCGGTGGAAGGGCTGTTTTTTGGCACCGGTCTCGTCATCGGGTTGACGCGTCGCCCTCGCTGA
- a CDS encoding FAD-binding oxidoreductase, with protein MDAPSSTPSFTRRAFVRTAAAAGIGGAYLGGAHLLLQDARWTPNLSFWVSRGRDPAGPPLRGEREADLAIIGGGVTGLSTALHALLRSPRLRVVLLEAHYVGFGATGRSGGVLGNGTEMGTPPGTGENVAQVIEIVDRFGIGCDLERAPETQLDPYRYAVGLKRTVLGLGGAIHEGSRVRSLEDGQTVTVRGDDFAVRAPKVIVAANGYTPRLGIGAARLFPAHTAAAVTAPLPREILRDIPDSILVMTSGEMYMWGRKAPGGRVLVGAGARYLYDNGLNYTGDGFLFPALHRTLVKSFPALAGHPFEHAWTGPMGCTTDQEPIIGTAGQSGNIVYCGGYTGHGIAMGTKAGSFLSDMLHGQSPPAWMLRPTQSLPGEPLRYIAINTVINMMNLGLYHMDKHV; from the coding sequence ATGGACGCACCCTCCTCAACGCCATCCTTCACGCGCCGCGCCTTCGTCAGGACGGCGGCCGCCGCCGGGATCGGCGGCGCCTATCTCGGAGGGGCGCACCTCCTGCTTCAGGACGCGCGCTGGACCCCGAACCTGTCCTTCTGGGTATCGCGCGGGCGCGATCCCGCAGGCCCGCCGCTGCGGGGGGAGCGCGAGGCCGACCTGGCGATCATCGGCGGGGGCGTGACCGGTCTGTCGACGGCGCTGCACGCCCTTCTGCGCTCCCCCCGGTTGCGCGTCGTCCTGCTCGAGGCGCACTACGTCGGGTTCGGCGCCACGGGGAGGAGCGGCGGTGTCCTCGGCAACGGCACCGAGATGGGAACTCCACCGGGGACCGGGGAGAACGTGGCGCAGGTGATCGAGATCGTCGATCGCTTCGGGATCGGCTGCGATCTGGAGCGCGCACCGGAGACGCAGCTCGATCCCTACCGGTACGCGGTGGGACTCAAGCGCACGGTTCTCGGTCTGGGCGGTGCCATCCACGAGGGGAGCCGCGTGCGCTCCCTCGAGGATGGGCAGACCGTCACCGTGCGCGGCGACGACTTCGCGGTGCGCGCCCCCAAGGTGATCGTGGCCGCCAACGGCTACACGCCGAGGCTCGGAATCGGCGCCGCGCGCCTGTTCCCCGCGCATACGGCGGCGGCGGTCACGGCACCCCTGCCGCGCGAAATCCTGCGCGACATTCCCGACAGCATCCTGGTGATGACGTCAGGCGAGATGTACATGTGGGGACGCAAGGCTCCCGGCGGCCGGGTCCTGGTGGGAGCGGGGGCGCGGTACCTCTACGACAACGGCCTGAATTACACGGGGGATGGATTCCTGTTTCCGGCCCTGCACCGGACCCTGGTGAAATCGTTCCCCGCGCTGGCGGGCCACCCCTTCGAGCACGCCTGGACCGGACCGATGGGCTGCACCACGGACCAGGAGCCGATCATCGGGACGGCCGGACAGTCGGGCAACATCGTCTACTGCGGCGGGTACACCGGTCACGGCATCGCCATGGGCACGAAGGCGGGCTCATTCCTCTCCGACATGCTGCACGGCCAGAGTCCGCCCGCCTGGATGCTGCGGCCGACGCAGAGTCTGCCCGGCGAGCCGCTGCGCTACATCGCCATCAACACGGTGATCAATATGATGAACCTGGGCCTGTACCACATGGACAAGCATGTCTGA
- a CDS encoding inner membrane CreD family protein, whose translation MTVSRLLAVAFIFACTAVAWFILGASLVVRTGESDTRLTQEVKRLWGGEHDQIAPDAWYERSRVVIEQVQQPNGSGGTYMQPVTKTVVDRVPVAITSSRLDVSLSLDQRQKGLLWYDTYGVTFAGDYKLVNGDSAPHTVFVHFVFPSTEALYDAFTFRLNGRDVPPASELSQGITATVDLAAGAETALRVAYRSRGLGDWAYSFTPSGVAQVRDFVMEVKTDCAGIDFPAGTISPTRKTGDGKGFRLTWAFDSLITGQHIGVDLPNRLNPGPLASRITFFAPVSLLFFITVVVVLGVLSGRSLHPMNYFFLAAAFFAFHLLLAYLVDHVNIHAAFLIASATSIALVVSYLRLVGGARFAFLQAGVAQLVFLVLFSYAFFFEGYTGLTVTVGSVLTLFVLMQATARVDWSDLFARKAPALPPIAARD comes from the coding sequence ATGACAGTCTCTCGTCTGCTCGCCGTCGCGTTCATCTTCGCCTGCACCGCAGTCGCCTGGTTCATCCTGGGGGCGTCCCTGGTGGTCCGCACCGGGGAATCCGACACCCGGCTCACCCAGGAAGTGAAGCGCCTGTGGGGGGGTGAGCACGACCAGATTGCCCCCGACGCCTGGTACGAGCGATCGCGCGTCGTGATCGAGCAGGTGCAGCAGCCGAACGGTTCGGGAGGAACGTACATGCAGCCGGTCACGAAGACGGTCGTCGATCGCGTCCCGGTGGCGATCACCTCCAGCCGGCTGGATGTTTCGCTCTCCCTGGACCAGAGACAGAAGGGACTCCTGTGGTACGACACGTACGGCGTGACGTTCGCGGGTGACTACAAGCTGGTCAACGGCGACAGCGCGCCTCACACCGTCTTCGTCCATTTCGTGTTCCCCTCGACCGAGGCGCTCTACGACGCCTTCACGTTCCGGTTGAACGGCCGCGACGTGCCGCCGGCCAGCGAGCTGTCGCAGGGGATCACGGCGACGGTGGATCTGGCCGCGGGGGCCGAGACGGCTCTCAGGGTGGCGTACCGCTCGCGGGGCCTGGGGGACTGGGCCTACTCGTTCACCCCGTCGGGGGTGGCGCAGGTGCGCGATTTCGTCATGGAGGTGAAGACCGACTGCGCCGGCATCGATTTCCCGGCCGGGACGATCTCCCCCACCCGCAAGACCGGCGACGGCAAGGGGTTCCGGCTGACCTGGGCGTTCGACAGCCTGATCACCGGACAGCACATCGGCGTGGACCTGCCGAACCGGCTCAACCCCGGGCCGCTGGCCTCGCGCATCACATTCTTCGCCCCGGTGTCGCTGCTGTTCTTCATCACGGTCGTCGTCGTCCTCGGCGTCCTCTCGGGAAGGAGTCTGCACCCGATGAACTATTTCTTCCTGGCGGCCGCCTTCTTCGCCTTCCACCTCCTGCTCGCCTACCTCGTGGACCACGTGAACATCCACGCCGCGTTCCTGATCGCCTCCGCCACCAGCATCGCGCTCGTGGTCAGCTACCTGAGGCTCGTCGGCGGCGCGCGTTTCGCCTTCCTGCAGGCGGGCGTGGCGCAGCTGGTGTTCCTGGTGCTCTTCTCCTACGCCTTTTTCTTCGAGGGATACACCGGCCTCACCGTCACGGTCGGGTCGGTCCTCACCCTCTTCGTCCTGATGCAGGCGACCGCACGGGTGGACTGGTCGGACCTGTTCGCCAGGAAGGCGCCCGCGCTCCCACCGATCGCGGCCCGGGACTGA
- a CDS encoding efflux RND transporter periplasmic adaptor subunit: MRRVLKWTLGLLALAAGLFILVNLGLGIYKVVRPDPVPVTVYRLARGTVEETVTNSKAGTVKARRRARISPEIGGRVAFIGFRPGAHVRKGDVLLRINDNDWKASLSLAEQDLATSRASAREACLAADLAARDLKRTLDLKDDRIVSVEMVDRLQSQSETASARCQAARANAERAQSAIDLARANLNKTVLHAPFDGVVADLKAEVGEWASPSPPALPIPPVFDIIDPSSIYVSAPLDEVDAGRVHAGQQARVTLDPYPNRSFQGHVTRVAPYVQDIVEQNRTLEAEVDFDDAEFARSLLPGTSADVEVILRSVTNVLRLPTYALLEGDRVLVFNGGHLVARQVTTGLRNWEYAEVKEGLAESEPIVVSLDRAEVKEGVRAVIRDESGLEKNGAAGRSDKK; the protein is encoded by the coding sequence ATGCGACGTGTCCTGAAGTGGACGCTGGGGCTCCTGGCCCTGGCCGCGGGTCTGTTCATCCTCGTCAACCTGGGGCTGGGGATCTACAAGGTCGTGCGTCCCGACCCGGTGCCGGTGACGGTCTACCGCCTGGCCCGCGGCACGGTCGAAGAGACCGTGACCAACAGCAAGGCGGGCACGGTGAAGGCCCGCCGCCGCGCCAGGATCAGCCCTGAAATCGGCGGCCGGGTCGCGTTCATCGGCTTCCGTCCCGGCGCGCACGTTCGCAAGGGGGACGTCCTGCTGCGCATCAACGACAACGACTGGAAGGCGTCGCTGTCCCTGGCCGAGCAGGACCTGGCGACGTCGCGGGCGTCGGCCCGCGAGGCCTGCCTGGCGGCCGACCTGGCGGCGCGCGACCTGAAGCGCACGCTCGATCTCAAGGACGATCGCATCGTGTCCGTGGAGATGGTCGACCGGCTGCAGAGCCAGAGCGAGACCGCCTCGGCGCGCTGCCAGGCGGCGCGCGCCAACGCCGAACGGGCGCAGTCGGCGATCGACCTGGCACGCGCCAACCTGAACAAGACGGTGCTGCACGCCCCGTTCGACGGCGTCGTCGCCGATCTCAAGGCGGAAGTGGGGGAGTGGGCCTCCCCCTCGCCGCCCGCCCTTCCGATCCCTCCGGTGTTCGACATCATCGATCCGTCGTCCATCTACGTCAGCGCTCCGCTGGACGAGGTCGACGCCGGCAGGGTGCACGCCGGGCAGCAGGCACGCGTCACCCTCGACCCCTACCCGAACCGGTCGTTCCAGGGTCACGTGACCCGGGTGGCGCCGTACGTCCAGGACATCGTGGAGCAGAACCGCACGCTCGAGGCCGAGGTCGACTTCGACGACGCGGAGTTCGCGCGCTCGCTCCTGCCGGGGACCTCCGCCGACGTGGAGGTCATCCTGCGATCCGTCACGAACGTGCTGCGTCTCCCGACCTACGCCTTGCTCGAGGGGGACCGCGTCCTCGTCTTCAACGGCGGCCACCTGGTGGCTCGGCAGGTGACGACCGGCCTGCGCAACTGGGAGTACGCCGAGGTCAAGGAGGGGCTGGCCGAGAGCGAGCCGATCGTCGTTTCGCTCGATCGCGCCGAGGTGAAGGAGGGAGTGCGCGCGGTCATCCGCGACGAGTCGGGCCTGGAGAAGAACGGCGCCGCCGGCCGGAGCGACAAAAAGTGA
- a CDS encoding zinc ribbon domain-containing protein, translating into MPLYEYICRSCSRRFEALVIGPPSPACPGCGGEDLEKLVSTFAVGGGPSPRSAESSGDGGSCGTCGDPRGPGSCAVN; encoded by the coding sequence ATGCCGCTCTACGAGTACATCTGCCGGTCGTGCTCCCGGCGCTTCGAGGCGCTGGTGATCGGGCCGCCGAGTCCGGCCTGCCCGGGTTGCGGGGGCGAGGACCTCGAGAAGCTCGTCTCCACCTTCGCCGTGGGCGGCGGCCCCTCCCCCAGAAGCGCCGAGTCGTCAGGGGACGGCGGATCGTGCGGCACCTGCGGCGATCCGCGCGGTCCCGGGTCCTGCGCCGTCAATTAG
- a CDS encoding FAD-dependent oxidoreductase: MTRLTRRTLLKSVALAGAGVTLQRCSPSFIGKTYDVAVIGAGMAGLSAARDLARAGLDVVVLEARDRVGGRIHTIHEPAPHGIELGAQMIHGSRAPTWELVREFKVQTRPFGEWSTWSWSASAGFQKPDEARAADIDARLARAYHAYRGADIPFQKFLDDERFSPEEQDSVAEHALSWSAEPSEVSLRAAMEDDADWNSYLDRNYQVVDGYDRLPRKLAEALGDRVRLSCVVRRIEWGRFGAAVSYDRGLRAETVRARHAVVTLPIGILQTASPVFSPDLPPWKRRSIQALKMGRVVVVHFLFDAWFWRDANPSLPGWSTRGGRISFWDPHPSGKGQPVLLGWITGAAAQELSDLGEEAGRDRALSWIEEPFPAAGARKRVQWSNLRDWIRDPYALGSYSYTCPGGALERAALATPLEGLHFAGEATAEAPHYQTVHGAYLSGRRAAREILGALGRDVASSPPSFSRLPRRLFA; encoded by the coding sequence ATGACCCGTCTCACCAGGCGGACCCTGCTGAAGAGCGTAGCACTCGCCGGCGCCGGCGTGACGCTCCAGAGGTGCTCCCCCTCGTTCATCGGCAAGACCTACGACGTCGCCGTCATCGGCGCGGGCATGGCCGGACTCTCGGCCGCCCGCGACCTTGCGCGCGCCGGCCTCGACGTGGTGGTTCTGGAGGCGCGCGATCGGGTCGGCGGACGCATCCACACGATCCATGAGCCGGCGCCGCACGGGATCGAGCTCGGGGCGCAGATGATCCACGGTTCGCGCGCGCCGACCTGGGAGCTGGTGCGGGAGTTCAAGGTCCAGACCCGACCCTTCGGCGAATGGTCCACCTGGTCGTGGTCGGCCTCGGCCGGTTTCCAGAAGCCGGACGAAGCGCGCGCGGCGGACATCGACGCCCGGCTGGCCCGCGCCTACCACGCCTACCGCGGCGCCGACATCCCGTTCCAGAAGTTCCTCGACGACGAGAGGTTCAGCCCCGAGGAGCAGGACAGCGTCGCCGAGCACGCCCTGTCGTGGTCGGCCGAGCCGTCCGAGGTGAGCCTGCGGGCCGCCATGGAGGACGACGCGGACTGGAACAGCTACCTCGATCGCAACTACCAGGTGGTGGACGGCTACGACCGTCTGCCCCGCAAGCTCGCGGAGGCCCTCGGCGACCGCGTGCGCCTGTCGTGCGTCGTGCGTCGGATCGAGTGGGGCCGCTTCGGGGCCGCCGTGTCGTACGACCGGGGCCTGCGGGCCGAGACCGTCCGCGCCCGGCACGCCGTCGTGACACTGCCGATAGGAATTCTACAGACCGCCTCGCCGGTCTTCTCGCCGGACCTGCCGCCGTGGAAGAGGAGATCCATCCAGGCTCTGAAGATGGGACGTGTCGTGGTCGTGCACTTCCTGTTCGACGCCTGGTTCTGGCGCGACGCGAACCCGAGCCTGCCGGGTTGGAGCACCCGGGGCGGGCGCATCTCGTTCTGGGACCCGCACCCGTCGGGCAAGGGGCAGCCGGTGCTCCTGGGCTGGATCACCGGCGCCGCGGCGCAGGAATTGAGCGACCTCGGAGAGGAGGCCGGCCGGGACCGCGCGCTGTCCTGGATCGAGGAGCCGTTCCCCGCCGCAGGGGCGCGCAAGCGCGTCCAGTGGTCGAACCTGCGCGACTGGATCCGGGACCCGTACGCTCTGGGCTCCTACTCGTACACCTGTCCGGGGGGCGCGCTGGAGCGCGCCGCCCTCGCAACGCCTCTCGAGGGTCTGCACTTCGCCGGAGAGGCGACGGCGGAGGCCCCGCATTACCAGACGGTGCACGGAGCGTACCTGAGCGGCCGCCGCGCGGCGCGCGAGATCCTCGGAGCGCTGGGACGGGACGTCGCCTCGTCGCCGCCCTCCTTTTCGCGGCTCCCCCGCCGTCTTTTCGCCTAG
- a CDS encoding methyltransferase domain-containing protein, whose product MEPEYRDFSLLEHAGWEQAAGEYEARWTDLTSHFIEPLLRAVDLTAGARLLDVACGPGYVAAAVLRAGAVPVGLDFSASMVRRARERNPGIEFLEGDAERLPFETARFDRVVTNFGVPHLARPGVAFREARRVLRAGGRFGFTVWAAPADNPLSRYVCDAIEAHADLAIDLPEGPPRFPLSEEPACRQVLEEAGFAPASMTFETVRATWRVPSAEFLFEAELKGGVRTAAVLARQSAGRLVAIRAAIADAVRAHAVPGGFAIPATAHVVAAAAPS is encoded by the coding sequence ATGGAGCCGGAGTACCGGGACTTCAGCCTCCTCGAGCACGCCGGCTGGGAACAGGCGGCGGGTGAATACGAGGCTCGCTGGACCGACCTCACCTCGCACTTCATCGAGCCCCTGCTGCGCGCGGTCGACCTCACCGCCGGCGCGCGGCTCCTGGACGTCGCCTGCGGTCCGGGCTACGTGGCGGCGGCGGTGCTGAGGGCGGGCGCGGTCCCAGTCGGTCTTGACTTCTCGGCAAGCATGGTCCGCCGCGCCCGCGAGCGGAATCCCGGGATCGAGTTCCTGGAGGGGGACGCCGAGCGGCTCCCGTTCGAGACGGCGCGCTTCGATCGGGTGGTGACGAACTTCGGCGTGCCGCACCTGGCGAGGCCCGGGGTCGCCTTCCGCGAGGCCCGTCGCGTCCTGCGCGCAGGCGGCCGGTTCGGGTTCACCGTCTGGGCGGCCCCGGCAGACAACCCGCTGTCGAGATATGTCTGTGATGCGATCGAGGCGCACGCGGACCTCGCCATCGATCTGCCGGAGGGGCCTCCCCGCTTCCCGCTCAGCGAGGAGCCGGCCTGCCGCCAGGTCCTCGAGGAGGCGGGGTTCGCGCCCGCGTCCATGACCTTCGAGACGGTGCGGGCGACGTGGCGTGTCCCGAGCGCGGAGTTCCTCTTCGAAGCGGAGCTCAAGGGAGGCGTTCGGACCGCCGCCGTCCTGGCGCGGCAGTCTGCGGGCCGCCTGGTCGCCATCCGCGCAGCCATCGCGGACGCGGTGCGGGCGCACGCCGTCCCCGGAGGGTTCGCCATCCCGGCGACGGCCCACGTCGTGGCGGCGGCCGCCCCCTCCTGA